The genomic DNA GATGAGACCCGGCCCCAGCCGCGCCCCTCGGTGAGCAAAGAAGAAGTCACCCCGATCGAGACGCCTGACGATGCGCCGAAGGTATCCATCGTCGATTCCTCGCCGGGCGGGGCGAAGGACACCGACCCACTGTGGCAGGGCCTCGCCGAGGCGGCCGAGAAGAAGACCGAGGCCTACCTCAAGGTCTACGTGCACACCGGCAACCCCGAAGTCCCAGACTCCGGCGAGACGACCGTGACCGCCGACAGCCCCGACAGCGTCAGCGTCACCGTCGACGCGAAGAACGTCGACGACGGCACGTCCCCGTTCTTGCTCATCCACGGCACCTTCGAGGTCGAAGAGATCGGCAACTCGGCTTACACCCTCAAGACCGTCGACGACGAAGACATCCCCGAGCTCGACCCGAAGGGCCCGGATGACGAGAAGCGCTGCACCGCCGATGATGCCCAGGACCGCATCGGCCTGGCCGCCGACGACCTCGCCGAGGATCCCGGCCGTCGCGAAGAGTTCCGCCAGCAGTGGGGAGGTTCGCCGCGCGTGTGGTGGGGCATCCAGATGACCGCCATCAGCCTCGGAGAAGAGGGCGGAGTCGCCGGCGACTACCTCACCGAAGCCTGCGGAGAGTACCTCCAGTAATTCCTGGGCTCCGCCTCGCTTCGTCTCGCCTCGGTGCGTGTTAAGTGTGCGCAGATTGCCATTCTGAGGCCTGTTCTGGGCAGTCTGCGCACACTTAACGTGTACCAACGGCCAGCCGGCGGCGTCGCCACCCGGCGCTCTGCGTGCGACGATGAGTTCATGAAGATCGCTGTCATCGGAGCTGGAATCGGCGGACTCTCGGCGGCCGTGGGACTGCAGAGGACCGGAGCCGAGGTCACTGTGTTCGAACGTGCCCCCGAAGTAAGGGCCGGTGGCTCGGCACTGTCGATCTTCGCCAACGGTCTTGCCGCGATGGAGACGCTCGGCCTGCGTGAGGCCTTCGACGCCGTGACCGACTCCAGTGTCGAAGGCTTCGCCGCAGGTCAGCGTCTTGCCGACGGCCGCTGGATCGCTCAGGTGCCCAATGATTCCGTCGGTGCCCTGCGCATCGTCGACCGGGCCGACCTCCACCGCATCCTCCTCGATGCTTTGGCTCCCGGGACAGTGCGCACCGGCACCGTGGCCACGGCGACCGGCACCGACGGGACGCTGACCATCAGGGCCGGGTCCGCCGACGATTCGAACACGATGGAATCGAACGCAGAGCGTTTCGACCTCATCATCGGCGCCGACGGCCTGCACAGCCGGGTCCTCACCGTCGTCGACGGTGAACCGGTGGCGCCGCGGTACTCCGGGTATTCCGCGTGGCGGGGCATCACCTCGGTGCCGGTGGATCTGTCCGGCGAGGCCGGGGAGTCGGTCGGGCACGGACGCCGCTTCGGCATCGCTCCTCTGGCCGACGGCCGCGTCTACTGGTTCGCTGTGGCGAATATGCCGCAGAACGCGGTCTTCGCCAATGAGAAGGCGACGATCGAGCAGATGTTCACGGGCTGGCACTCCCCCATCGCCGAGCTCATCGCCGCCACCCCCGCCGAGGAGGTTCGCCGCACCGCGATCTCCGACCTCTCCCGCCGGTTGCGTCATTATCACCGCGACCGAGTCGTCCTCCTCGGGGATGCCGCGCATGCGATGACGCCGAACCTCGGCCAAGGCGGAGGTCAGGCCCTCGAAGACGCGGCGACGCTCACCGTCCTGCTCGCCCCGCTGATCGGGAAGTCTCCGGGGCCCGAGGCGGGCCGGAGCGCCTCAGTACCGCCAGACCTCGCTGCGGCACTCGGCCGCTATGACTCGCTGCGCCGCCCGCGGACGCAGTCGATCGCCCAGAAGTCTCGGCTGATGGGGCAGGTGTTCCAACTCGAATCGCCGCTGCTGGCGCGGATACGCAATGCCGTCTTCTCAGCGGTTCCATCGCGACTCATCGCCGCTCAGGCCGCGAGCGTCCAGAAATGGTCACCGCCGACGGTGTGATGCTGCCTGGTTCCGACTGCGCTGCGAGCTCACCGACGCTGACTGCGCGGCGGGCCCGATGCTGTTGGTCGCACCTCTGTGACGCGAGTTAAGTGTGCGCACATTGCCCATCAGACGCCGGTTTTTTGGCAATCTGCCCACACTTAACTCGTGCAGACCGACGCCCAGCGGATCGAAGTCGAAAGAACTTAGGTCGCTATCGGATACTCTGTGCAGAATTCAGGTCGCATTCGGATACTTTTCTCGCTCGAAAGTATCCGATTGCGACCTATAGCCGGGCGAGTGACCGTCTCGACCACTCAGGACCCTCAGTCAGCGCCCGCCTGCTCAATCAGTCAAAGCGCGGTTGTAGGCGTCGACGACGGCGGGCAGGAAGAAGCCCAAGAGCACGGCGATGGCAGTGACCAGGCAGGCCAGCCCCAGCCACAGGGAACCGCCGATGACGCTGAAGGCGAAGACGATGACGAGCAGCTCGAAGGCGATCGCCGCCGGACGCGCCCACCGATGCAGACGCCAGGCGCCCCGGGCCGCGGCGCCGACACCAGCAGCGAAGATGAGGAACATGACGGCCAGACCGATCAGCGAAGTCGCCAAGGGTCCGGCGGTGACCGCGGTGATGACGAATGAGACCGCCGCACCGACCAGGGCCAGCGCCTGGATGCCGAGGACGCTCACGGGCAGCAGCATCGCCCGTGGGGTCGGAACGCCGTGCCCCTCAGGCTCCGGTGAGGCACCGGACTCTGCGGCCCGGTCATTGCGTGAGCTCAAATGGTCACCCGGGCGAATCCGGGGATGAGGATCTCGTCGAGCATGCGCTCACGCACATCCAGCGGCAGGAAGGCAGCGGTGATGGCATTGACCGTCGCCCATTCGAGGTCGGTCTGGTTCCAACCGGCATCATCGACGAGCAGACGCATCTCACGCGACACCGAAGTGCCGGACATGAGCCGGTTGTCCGGGTTGATGGTGACCGCGAAGCCGAGGTCTTTCAGTCCCGTGATCGGGTGGCTGGCGATGGTGCCGCCGATGTCGGTCTGCAGGTTGGAGCTCGGGCACAGCTCGAGCGGGATCTGCTGGTCGAGGACCCAGGCGGCGAGGCTGCCGAGCTGACCCTGACCGTCGACGATGTCCATGTCCTCGACGATGCGCGCACCGTGGCCCAGACGCTGGGCGTGGCAGATCGTGACCGCCTCGTGGATTGATTCCTTGCCGGCGGCCTCACCGGCATGGATCGTCACCGGCACATATGCCTGGTGCAGGGCGTTGAAGGCGGAGAGGTGCGCAGACGGCGGGAAGCCGTTCTCGGGCCCGGCGATGTCGAAGCCGACGACACCGGAATCCGCGCCCTTCTCACGATGGCGGATGGCCAGTTCGGCGATCGCCAGCGAGTTGTCGGCCTGACGCATGGCCGTGATGAGCTGTCCGACGCGGATGTACTTGCCCTCGGCCGCGGCCTCGGAGACACCGGCTTCCAGACCGTCCTGGACGGCTTCGACGACGGCGTCGAGTTCGAGTCCGCCTTCGAGGTGCTGTTCGGGAGCCCACCTGGCCTCGGCATAGAAGACTCCGTCGGCCACCTGGTCGAGGACCCATTCCTTGGCCACGCGGCGCAGGTTGTCCTCGCTCTGCATGACCGCCACGGTGTGCGAGAACGTCTCGAGGTAGCGGACCAGGTCACCGGAGTTCGCGGACTCGGAGAACCACCGGCGCAGCGATTCGGCATCGGAGGCGGGCAGGGTGTGACCGATCGAGTCGGCCAGTTCGAGCATCGTCGACGGGCGCAGAC from Brevibacterium sp. JSBI002 includes the following:
- a CDS encoding FAD-dependent monooxygenase; the protein is MKIAVIGAGIGGLSAAVGLQRTGAEVTVFERAPEVRAGGSALSIFANGLAAMETLGLREAFDAVTDSSVEGFAAGQRLADGRWIAQVPNDSVGALRIVDRADLHRILLDALAPGTVRTGTVATATGTDGTLTIRAGSADDSNTMESNAERFDLIIGADGLHSRVLTVVDGEPVAPRYSGYSAWRGITSVPVDLSGEAGESVGHGRRFGIAPLADGRVYWFAVANMPQNAVFANEKATIEQMFTGWHSPIAELIAATPAEEVRRTAISDLSRRLRHYHRDRVVLLGDAAHAMTPNLGQGGGQALEDAATLTVLLAPLIGKSPGPEAGRSASVPPDLAAALGRYDSLRRPRTQSIAQKSRLMGQVFQLESPLLARIRNAVFSAVPSRLIAAQAASVQKWSPPTV
- a CDS encoding adenosine deaminase, with protein sequence MNVPAGVASDDPILQLPKVSLHDHLDGGLRPSTMLELADSIGHTLPASDAESLRRWFSESANSGDLVRYLETFSHTVAVMQSEDNLRRVAKEWVLDQVADGVFYAEARWAPEQHLEGGLELDAVVEAVQDGLEAGVSEAAAEGKYIRVGQLITAMRQADNSLAIAELAIRHREKGADSGVVGFDIAGPENGFPPSAHLSAFNALHQAYVPVTIHAGEAAGKESIHEAVTICHAQRLGHGARIVEDMDIVDGQGQLGSLAAWVLDQQIPLELCPSSNLQTDIGGTIASHPITGLKDLGFAVTINPDNRLMSGTSVSREMRLLVDDAGWNQTDLEWATVNAITAAFLPLDVRERMLDEILIPGFARVTI